A window of the Schlesneria paludicola DSM 18645 genome harbors these coding sequences:
- a CDS encoding Hsp20/alpha crystallin family protein — MFVRTRRFNLPTTDALTTVQREMENLFGRVLHDATENSSNYGWRAPIAMWEDADKVYLELDVPGVAKDTVDLTVHDGVLRITGERKTPEGDRTYWANERNYGTFGRTVALPKDVDADNIDAHLTDGVLQIVLSKRPEAQPKKIALKD; from the coding sequence ATGTTTGTACGAACTCGCCGATTTAATCTGCCCACCACCGACGCCCTCACGACCGTCCAGCGCGAGATGGAAAACCTGTTTGGTCGAGTCCTGCATGATGCTACGGAGAACAGCTCGAATTACGGCTGGCGTGCTCCGATCGCCATGTGGGAGGATGCCGACAAGGTGTATTTGGAACTCGATGTTCCCGGTGTTGCAAAGGACACCGTTGACCTGACTGTTCACGATGGGGTCTTGCGAATCACAGGTGAGCGAAAGACGCCGGAAGGTGATCGAACCTACTGGGCGAACGAACGAAACTATGGCACGTTCGGGCGTACGGTCGCTCTGCCAAAGGATGTGGATGCTGACAATATCGATGCTCATCTGACAGACGGCGTGCTGCAGATCGTGTTGTCGAAGCGACCGGAAGCTCAGCCGAAAAAGATCGCGCTGAAAGACTAG
- a CDS encoding bile acid:sodium symporter family protein, whose translation MFLKLIQREWFLIGMFLAIGVAWLFPEPGAQGGWLHPELLTKGGVSLIFFLHGMSLSFSAMRQGAMNYRLHLVVQLSVFLLFPILGLAVYALSKGWLTDDLRLGLFYLCALPSTVSSSVALTAAAGGNVPAAVFNATLSSLLGILLTPLWMKLIVVDASTEFAFQSVFLDLLIWLVLPLVVGQLSRPLTAGWAKRNKPLISTVDRLTILMLVYTSFCDSMQFGVWTKHGLFAVTFSFVVSLLLFYALLFSIGIICDLLSFSRPDRIAALFCGSKKSMATGVPMAQLMFGASPSLGLILLPIMIYHPLQLIICGALANRWKKLAVLGTDASRK comes from the coding sequence ATGTTTCTGAAATTGATTCAGCGAGAGTGGTTCTTAATCGGGATGTTTCTCGCGATTGGCGTGGCCTGGCTGTTTCCAGAACCCGGCGCTCAGGGAGGGTGGCTTCATCCTGAACTGTTGACCAAAGGCGGCGTGTCGCTGATTTTTTTCCTTCATGGAATGTCATTGTCTTTTTCTGCCATGCGACAAGGGGCGATGAACTACCGATTACACCTGGTCGTGCAGCTGAGCGTTTTCTTGCTCTTTCCGATCCTTGGTCTAGCGGTCTACGCGCTTTCGAAGGGGTGGCTGACAGATGATCTGCGACTTGGGCTGTTTTACCTCTGCGCTCTTCCATCGACCGTCTCATCGTCTGTCGCACTGACCGCAGCCGCGGGCGGCAATGTTCCCGCCGCCGTGTTCAATGCAACGCTTTCGAGTCTCTTGGGAATCCTGCTCACACCCCTTTGGATGAAGCTGATCGTCGTCGATGCGAGTACCGAGTTCGCGTTTCAAAGCGTTTTTCTGGATTTGCTCATCTGGCTGGTGCTGCCGCTCGTCGTCGGCCAACTTTCACGGCCGCTCACAGCTGGCTGGGCGAAGCGGAACAAGCCGTTAATCAGCACGGTAGATCGGCTGACGATTCTGATGCTTGTCTACACCTCATTCTGTGATTCCATGCAATTTGGCGTCTGGACGAAGCACGGGCTGTTTGCTGTGACGTTCAGTTTCGTCGTGTCGCTTCTGCTGTTTTACGCCCTCCTATTCTCGATCGGAATCATCTGCGACCTGCTCAGCTTCTCACGCCCCGATCGAATCGCCGCACTTTTCTGCGGATCGAAAAAGTCGATGGCAACGGGTGTTCCCATGGCGCAATTGATGTTTGGGGCAAGTCCAAGCCTGGGGCTGATCTTGCTTCCGATCATGATCTACCACCCGCTTCAGCTCATCATCTGTGGAGCTCTCGCAAACCGCTGGAAGAAATTGGCGGTTTTGGGCACGGATGCGAGCCGGAAATGA
- a CDS encoding leucine-rich repeat domain-containing protein gives MSAAIEKLERLGGIVERSSDRATVRVSFNEGPRFNEKHLHLLKSLPNLTSLDVSAIVITEDGLRELGQLKFLRRLVVDGRSITDEGLMELVDLRSLTELTISATSVTDEGLKQFQSFLPQLRILSDLESVRRLAGFGGEIERSDGRVIRISLHNKPQFGDGDIESLMSLRHLESLDLGGTSITDGALLTVGRLQKLIQLQLPSTRITDRGLKALRNLKQLSILDLSRTRIGDVGLDEIKKLPLTSLMLHDTQVTDFGLLALQDLKEVQFLGLYKCAITDTGLVTLGRFQNLSELCLNSTRITDGGLRNVGQLRKLRILQLGDSQITDAGLLELRHLNNLVGLVLRGTRVTDDSVNTLKRYQNLVHIDLRQTGFTEAGVTELKASRPQATIEH, from the coding sequence ATGTCCGCAGCCATAGAAAAGCTTGAACGCCTTGGCGGGATCGTCGAGCGATCCAGCGATCGAGCGACTGTGAGGGTCTCGTTCAATGAGGGGCCGCGATTCAACGAAAAGCATCTTCATCTTCTGAAGTCCTTGCCGAACCTGACGAGTCTCGATGTCAGTGCAATCGTGATCACCGAGGACGGGTTGAGGGAACTTGGGCAATTGAAATTCCTCAGAAGACTTGTTGTCGATGGCCGTTCCATCACGGACGAAGGGTTGATGGAGCTTGTTGACCTAAGGTCGTTGACTGAGCTGACAATTAGTGCGACGTCCGTTACGGACGAGGGGCTTAAGCAATTTCAGTCGTTTCTGCCACAACTTCGAATCCTCTCCGATTTGGAGTCGGTACGCCGGCTCGCAGGTTTCGGCGGCGAGATTGAACGGAGTGACGGGAGAGTCATTCGGATCTCGCTGCACAACAAGCCGCAATTTGGTGACGGCGATATCGAGTCGTTGATGTCGCTTCGGCATCTGGAGTCGCTTGATCTTGGTGGAACGTCGATTACCGATGGCGCGTTGTTGACCGTCGGGCGATTGCAGAAATTGATCCAGCTACAGTTGCCCTCGACCCGAATTACAGACCGCGGACTAAAGGCACTGAGAAATCTGAAGCAGCTTTCAATTCTTGATCTCAGTAGGACCCGGATCGGCGACGTGGGGCTCGACGAAATAAAAAAATTGCCTTTAACGAGTCTGATGCTTCACGACACGCAGGTCACGGATTTTGGGCTACTCGCGTTGCAGGACCTTAAAGAGGTGCAATTCCTGGGGCTTTACAAATGTGCGATCACGGACACGGGACTGGTCACACTCGGTCGATTTCAGAATCTGTCGGAACTGTGTTTGAATTCAACGCGAATCACGGATGGGGGCCTAAGGAACGTTGGGCAGTTGAGGAAACTGCGGATATTGCAGCTTGGTGATTCTCAAATTACGGATGCGGGTCTTCTTGAGCTGCGGCATCTCAACAACTTGGTTGGTCTCGTCTTGCGTGGTACCAGAGTCACGGATGACAGTGTCAACACACTAAAACGGTATCAGAATCTGGTCCATATCGACCTCCGCCAAACGGGGTTCACAGAAGCGGGCGTAACGGAACTCAAGGCGAGTCGTCCTCAAGCGACGATCGAGCATTGA
- a CDS encoding PSD1 and planctomycete cytochrome C domain-containing protein, with translation MRNRTRCPSILIWVIGILWATVAAAGSPPERPDYSRDIKPFLKARCYACHGSLKQEGGLRLDTGAAIRQGGDSGAVVTPGQAAGRLLERVTSNDSSTRMPPEGESLTPQQIATLAEWIRAGATSPENEEPQPDPRRHWSFQPPQRPNVPTVEDQDWPFSPLDAFVAQVRESRNLHPQPMASKHLLFRRISLDLIGLPPARDELQSFMADDSPDALEKAVDRLLASPQYGERWGRHWMDVWRYSDWFGRRYVPDVWNSAPQIWRWRDWIVSSLNSDKGYGQMVAEMLAGDEIAPEDDEAGYATGYLIRNWYALNPNDWMRSNVEHAGKAFLGLTFNCAHCHDHKYDPITQLDYFRLRAFFEPISIRQDRVPGEPDPGPFAEYQYGILRKIVRQGSVRIFDKTADAATWFYTGGDERNRVTERGSIAAGIPTFLAPDGLNFASVKLPPRAWYPGLRPGIQTTVLADLQSALSTTESQIPAIRESVRSALPELQAKLAEAEAELTEAVQRATASGRPLSLAGRQSLWLDATAGRRIVQRSFPGVKAFDDGLTIRFQLQIVSDAHLNFQLAKDISKGMTAGLVAFDHGRILSYQPGTFQEFEVGRYDTNAAVKRFEITLVCQATDDVCQLSIRSTVDNNLIVVNQPVARNGWNPVSETSKEILFDARTGCVVAIDDIELIAPRQPEPASELATARLSYFDFEAPRYRDGRDIVGIDGWLGSSFSQSGAISQVSSTAGAPELKPFVEKRDAARAAVSIHEMKLRQIETKQATLVAEIASVQARIQADRAKYGELSGVSLPELTQDASRRAHEAAVLAAEAEVLAKDQLLATATLKPKEDANRWKEIDTAQKEFAAAYESLEKSRAALADPNLEQVYPPLSPTYPESSTGRRRALVEWLTRCDNPLTARVATNHIWLRHFQSPIVATVYDFGVNGASPTHPALLDWLSVELMERDWSMKHLHRMIVTSHTYAMSSQSTNNSGRELDPENHLIWRMTPGRMESEVIRDSLLAVANRLDCKMGGQELENAQAMTTFRRSVYYCCQPEIDGKSAFGALFDAPEPADCYRRTRSIIPQQALALTNNELIHELSGALAASIWQTISIEQQTTPQAFVVAAHEQILTRPPTDPELRLCSEFLATSTSDADDPARKRESLIRALLNHNDFVSIR, from the coding sequence ATGCGCAATCGAACGCGATGTCCGTCGATCCTGATCTGGGTGATTGGAATCCTGTGGGCCACGGTTGCTGCCGCCGGGTCACCGCCAGAGCGACCCGACTACAGCCGCGACATCAAGCCGTTCCTTAAGGCCCGTTGTTACGCCTGCCATGGTTCACTGAAACAAGAAGGCGGACTCAGACTGGATACGGGCGCTGCAATTCGCCAGGGAGGCGATTCGGGGGCTGTCGTGACTCCAGGCCAAGCCGCGGGCAGACTTCTTGAGCGTGTGACATCGAACGATTCGTCCACAAGAATGCCGCCTGAAGGCGAATCGCTGACTCCTCAACAGATCGCGACACTCGCGGAATGGATTCGCGCCGGCGCCACGTCACCCGAGAACGAAGAGCCTCAGCCGGATCCTCGCCGTCACTGGTCTTTTCAACCGCCACAGCGCCCCAACGTCCCGACGGTCGAAGATCAGGACTGGCCCTTCTCACCACTCGACGCTTTCGTGGCTCAGGTTCGCGAATCACGAAACCTTCACCCACAGCCGATGGCGTCCAAACATCTGCTGTTTCGGCGCATATCGCTCGATTTGATCGGGTTGCCTCCCGCGCGCGATGAACTTCAGTCATTCATGGCCGACGACAGCCCCGACGCCCTTGAAAAGGCCGTTGATCGTCTGCTTGCATCACCACAGTACGGCGAACGCTGGGGTCGCCATTGGATGGACGTTTGGCGGTACAGCGACTGGTTTGGCCGACGATACGTCCCAGATGTCTGGAACAGTGCACCACAAATCTGGCGGTGGCGCGATTGGATCGTCTCCTCGCTGAACAGCGACAAGGGCTACGGCCAGATGGTTGCAGAGATGCTCGCGGGCGATGAAATCGCGCCAGAAGACGATGAAGCGGGTTATGCCACGGGTTACCTTATCCGCAATTGGTACGCGCTCAATCCCAACGACTGGATGCGCAGTAACGTCGAACACGCCGGTAAGGCATTTCTGGGGCTCACGTTCAATTGCGCACACTGTCACGACCACAAGTATGATCCGATCACTCAGCTTGATTACTTTCGTCTTCGCGCGTTTTTCGAGCCAATTTCCATTCGTCAGGATCGCGTCCCTGGTGAACCTGACCCCGGTCCCTTTGCCGAGTATCAATATGGAATTTTACGCAAAATTGTGCGACAGGGTTCGGTACGAATCTTCGACAAAACGGCCGATGCCGCCACCTGGTTCTACACGGGCGGAGATGAGCGAAATCGCGTGACCGAACGCGGCTCGATCGCAGCTGGCATTCCCACATTTCTGGCACCCGACGGACTGAACTTCGCTTCCGTGAAATTGCCACCGCGCGCCTGGTATCCCGGACTTCGACCCGGAATCCAGACGACGGTTCTGGCCGATCTTCAATCCGCATTGAGCACCACCGAATCACAGATTCCCGCCATCCGCGAGTCCGTTCGATCGGCCCTTCCTGAACTTCAGGCCAAACTTGCGGAAGCCGAGGCGGAACTGACTGAGGCGGTGCAGCGAGCGACAGCGTCCGGTCGTCCGCTATCGCTCGCGGGGCGACAATCTTTATGGCTGGATGCCACCGCAGGCCGCCGCATCGTGCAGCGTTCGTTTCCCGGCGTCAAAGCGTTCGACGACGGACTCACGATTCGTTTTCAACTGCAAATTGTGAGCGACGCTCATCTGAATTTTCAGCTTGCGAAAGACATTTCCAAAGGGATGACCGCAGGTTTGGTGGCGTTCGACCACGGTCGCATCCTGTCCTATCAACCCGGCACGTTTCAGGAATTCGAAGTCGGCCGTTACGACACGAATGCCGCAGTGAAACGCTTCGAGATCACCCTCGTCTGTCAGGCAACAGACGATGTCTGCCAGCTCTCAATTCGATCAACAGTCGACAACAATCTGATCGTTGTCAATCAGCCCGTCGCCAGGAACGGCTGGAATCCCGTCAGCGAGACATCCAAAGAGATTCTGTTCGATGCACGTACTGGTTGCGTCGTCGCGATCGATGACATCGAACTGATTGCTCCACGTCAGCCCGAACCGGCGTCGGAACTCGCTACCGCGCGGCTGTCCTATTTTGATTTCGAAGCCCCACGGTATCGAGATGGACGCGACATTGTGGGAATTGATGGCTGGCTCGGTTCGTCGTTCAGCCAGTCTGGAGCCATCTCTCAGGTTTCTTCAACCGCCGGTGCTCCAGAACTGAAGCCGTTCGTTGAAAAACGGGATGCGGCACGGGCGGCGGTCAGCATTCATGAAATGAAGCTTCGGCAGATCGAGACCAAACAAGCGACGCTGGTCGCCGAGATTGCCAGTGTCCAGGCAAGAATCCAGGCCGACCGGGCAAAGTATGGTGAACTGAGCGGCGTCAGCCTGCCCGAGTTGACACAAGATGCCAGTCGACGTGCGCACGAAGCAGCCGTACTTGCAGCCGAAGCCGAAGTCCTGGCCAAAGATCAACTGCTCGCGACGGCGACACTGAAACCGAAAGAGGATGCCAATCGATGGAAGGAAATCGATACCGCGCAAAAGGAGTTTGCCGCCGCGTACGAATCGCTCGAGAAATCACGTGCGGCCCTTGCCGACCCAAATTTGGAACAAGTCTATCCGCCGCTCAGTCCCACCTACCCCGAATCCAGCACCGGCCGACGGCGGGCCCTAGTCGAATGGCTTACACGATGCGACAACCCACTCACCGCACGCGTTGCCACAAATCACATTTGGCTGCGACACTTTCAGTCACCCATCGTGGCAACGGTCTACGATTTCGGTGTCAACGGAGCCTCCCCAACTCATCCCGCACTCCTCGACTGGCTTTCGGTCGAACTCATGGAACGGGACTGGAGTATGAAGCATCTGCATCGAATGATCGTCACCAGCCATACCTACGCAATGTCGTCCCAATCCACGAATAACTCCGGACGGGAACTCGATCCCGAAAATCACTTGATCTGGAGGATGACCCCAGGACGCATGGAATCCGAGGTGATTCGCGACAGTCTGCTCGCCGTGGCGAATCGGTTGGATTGCAAAATGGGCGGTCAGGAACTTGAGAACGCTCAGGCCATGACGACCTTCCGCCGATCGGTTTACTATTGCTGTCAGCCGGAAATTGATGGCAAAAGCGCGTTCGGCGCGTTGTTCGACGCCCCGGAACCGGCGGACTGCTATCGCCGCACGCGCAGTATCATCCCTCAACAAGCGCTTGCACTCACAAATAACGAACTGATCCACGAACTCAGCGGAGCACTGGCCGCATCGATCTGGCAGACGATTTCCATCGAACAGCAAACGACACCCCAAGCGTTTGTCGTCGCGGCCCACGAACAGATTTTGACGCGTCCACCAACCGATCCCGAGTTGCGCCTTTGCAGCGAATTTTTGGCAACATCCACGTCCGATGCCGATGACCCGGCCCGCAAGCGAGAAAGCCTAATTCGGGCCTTACTGAATCACAACGACTTTGTCTCGATCCGCTGA
- a CDS encoding DUF1501 domain-containing protein, with protein MPPRKPLTHDPCQCHARRTFLADLGMGFTGLALGAMLSADGITAAADAPSAAPHEDTSYEIPTGQPHFVPRTKSVIWIFLSGGYSHVETFDPKPALNQYAGMTFDKTPFENPVNSPLQKKRFRSVLAEEINIRDVYPTIFPMQVGWKKHGESGIEVTDWWPHLAECVDDLCFIRNMWTTDNDHAAENQIHTGRHRLDEPQPSVGSWVNYGLGSMNDNLPKFVVLGGPTRSDTRQSIDSYYLGSQYAGIPLTLDPKEPLPFGRRVANQTATEQLREFQLINRLNELSAVEYPDDQDLRARIRAYEMAFKMQTAVPEAIDFTSESEATTKLYGLDNETTKAAGEKLLAARKLVERGVRFVQVFPSPYGVWDSHQKLKDNHTRLCGTVDKPVAGLIQDLKQRGLMEDVTVVFCTEFGRTPGLELRAGGKDGRDHHPNGFTVWMAGAGIKRGHIHGATDELGYHALGEGHYVTDLHATVLHLLGMDNRRLEIPGRKRLEIDHGRVIDEILTHPIV; from the coding sequence ATGCCCCCGCGAAAACCGTTGACTCACGATCCATGCCAATGCCACGCACGGCGCACATTTCTGGCCGATCTTGGAATGGGCTTCACCGGTCTCGCATTGGGGGCAATGCTCTCCGCCGACGGCATCACAGCCGCTGCTGACGCCCCCTCTGCAGCTCCACATGAAGACACTTCGTACGAGATACCGACGGGACAACCGCACTTCGTTCCACGAACGAAATCAGTCATCTGGATCTTTCTTTCGGGCGGATATAGCCACGTCGAAACGTTCGACCCCAAACCCGCACTGAATCAATATGCCGGAATGACCTTCGACAAGACGCCGTTCGAAAATCCGGTCAATTCTCCGCTTCAGAAGAAACGGTTTCGCTCGGTCCTTGCGGAAGAAATTAACATCCGCGACGTCTACCCCACGATTTTCCCCATGCAGGTCGGCTGGAAGAAACATGGCGAAAGCGGCATCGAAGTCACCGACTGGTGGCCACACTTGGCGGAGTGTGTGGACGACCTCTGCTTCATTCGCAACATGTGGACGACGGACAACGATCATGCGGCCGAGAATCAGATCCACACAGGCCGGCATCGGCTGGACGAACCGCAGCCCAGTGTCGGCTCGTGGGTCAATTATGGCTTGGGCTCGATGAACGACAACCTGCCCAAATTCGTCGTTCTGGGGGGCCCCACCCGATCCGACACACGACAATCGATCGACTCTTACTATTTGGGCTCGCAGTATGCAGGTATCCCGCTGACGCTCGATCCGAAAGAGCCATTGCCGTTTGGTCGACGTGTCGCAAATCAGACCGCGACAGAGCAACTTCGCGAATTCCAATTGATCAATCGGCTGAACGAACTCTCGGCCGTTGAATACCCCGACGATCAGGATCTGCGTGCACGCATTCGCGCCTACGAAATGGCGTTCAAGATGCAGACGGCCGTACCGGAAGCCATCGATTTCACCTCCGAATCTGAAGCCACGACGAAGCTTTACGGACTCGACAACGAAACGACAAAAGCCGCGGGCGAAAAATTGCTGGCCGCGCGCAAGCTGGTCGAACGGGGCGTCCGGTTTGTACAAGTATTTCCCTCGCCCTACGGCGTCTGGGACTCACATCAGAAGCTCAAAGACAACCATACCCGGCTTTGCGGTACGGTCGACAAACCCGTCGCCGGATTGATTCAAGATCTCAAGCAACGCGGCCTGATGGAAGATGTCACCGTCGTTTTCTGTACCGAGTTCGGACGCACTCCCGGCTTAGAATTGCGGGCCGGAGGGAAAGATGGCCGCGACCACCATCCGAACGGCTTCACCGTCTGGATGGCCGGCGCGGGAATCAAACGGGGCCACATCCACGGCGCCACTGACGAACTAGGCTACCATGCTTTGGGCGAGGGACACTATGTCACGGACTTGCATGCAACGGTGCTGCATTTGCTCGGAATGGACAATCGTCGCCTCGAAATCCCCGGCCGAAAACGGCTGGAGATCGACCACGGACGCGTCATCGACGAGATCCTCACTCATCCTATCGTTTAG
- a CDS encoding DUF1501 domain-containing protein: protein MLQRVGLGFGGLALADLLRSSQSAQAAGGALAMPHHAPTAKRVIYLFQSGGPSQLETFDYKPLLNEMQGQPLPDSVRKGQRLTGMSGNQASLPLAGSMFKFHQHGRSGAWISELLPHTANVADDLAIIRSMTTEAINHDPAITFLQTGNQLSGRPSIGAWLSYGLGSDNENLPAFVVLITKGKGDQPLYSRLWGTGFLPSKYQGVQFRSGKEPVLYLNNPPGIDSQSRRNMLDRLRELHELELEATGDHELNTRIAQYEMAFRMQSSVPEVTDLSSEPEHIFDLYGPDSKQPGTFAANCLLARRLAEKGVKFIQLYHQGWDQHGGLPNGIKNQCRETDQPAAALLADLKQRGMLNDTLVIWGGEFGRTNYSQGKLTATDYGRDHHPRCFSMWMAGGGVKGGLVHGETCPFGYNVVENEVRVRDFHATLLHLLGIDHERLTHKFQGLDARLTGVEEAQVIHEIIA from the coding sequence ATGCTTCAACGTGTTGGCCTTGGCTTCGGCGGCTTGGCGTTGGCCGACCTGTTGCGATCCTCGCAGTCCGCTCAGGCCGCGGGTGGCGCACTCGCGATGCCCCACCATGCTCCGACCGCCAAACGAGTCATCTATCTTTTTCAGAGCGGCGGGCCATCACAGCTTGAAACATTCGACTACAAGCCATTACTCAATGAGATGCAGGGTCAGCCGTTGCCCGATTCGGTTCGCAAGGGACAGCGTTTGACGGGAATGTCCGGCAACCAGGCCTCGTTGCCCCTCGCCGGATCGATGTTCAAATTTCATCAGCACGGTCGCTCTGGTGCTTGGATCAGCGAACTGCTGCCCCATACTGCCAACGTCGCCGACGACTTGGCGATCATTCGTTCGATGACGACCGAAGCGATCAACCACGATCCCGCGATTACGTTTTTGCAAACCGGCAATCAATTGTCTGGTCGTCCGAGTATCGGCGCCTGGCTCTCGTATGGACTTGGAAGCGATAACGAAAACCTGCCCGCATTCGTCGTGTTGATCACAAAAGGAAAGGGGGATCAACCGCTGTATTCGCGTTTGTGGGGAACCGGTTTTCTGCCGTCCAAGTATCAGGGAGTCCAGTTTCGCTCGGGAAAAGAACCGGTGTTGTATCTCAACAATCCGCCGGGCATCGACAGTCAGAGCCGACGGAATATGCTCGATCGATTGCGTGAGCTGCACGAACTGGAATTGGAGGCGACAGGCGACCACGAACTGAATACGCGCATCGCTCAGTACGAGATGGCATTTCGGATGCAGTCGAGCGTTCCCGAGGTAACGGATCTTTCGTCAGAACCGGAGCACATTTTCGATCTCTACGGCCCTGACTCGAAACAGCCGGGAACATTCGCTGCCAACTGTTTGCTCGCACGCCGTCTGGCGGAAAAGGGGGTAAAGTTCATTCAACTCTACCATCAGGGATGGGACCAGCACGGTGGACTACCCAATGGCATCAAAAATCAATGTCGCGAGACCGACCAACCCGCCGCCGCCCTGCTGGCCGACTTGAAACAGCGCGGCATGCTGAACGACACACTCGTCATCTGGGGCGGTGAATTCGGTCGTACGAACTACTCGCAGGGAAAATTGACCGCCACCGACTACGGCCGCGATCATCACCCGCGTTGCTTTAGCATGTGGATGGCGGGAGGAGGCGTGAAGGGAGGACTTGTTCATGGCGAAACGTGCCCATTTGGATACAACGTCGTCGAAAACGAAGTTCGGGTTCGCGACTTCCACGCCACCCTGTTGCACCTGTTGGGAATCGACCACGAGCGTCTGACCCACAAATTCCAAGGTCTTGATGCCCGTTTGACCGGGGTCGAAGAAGCGCAAGTTATCCATGAAATCATCGCTTGA